The following proteins are encoded in a genomic region of Oryctolagus cuniculus chromosome 13, mOryCun1.1, whole genome shotgun sequence:
- the LOC138843069 gene encoding ral guanine nucleotide dissociation stimulator-like yields MERQEANRGRCWPRAKKPSKLIKYDAHVGWRAQEDTLQKLVDRLVPAFLGFEPLYVPAFLRTYRAFATTGQVLNALLRRFPWFPPMAEGVLQDAVKHAILTILATWLEQYLEDFDHPPQYTSLHVLLEYAQLLLRDSELGHRVQLLLGRLQHPEPTEAELEGPAEAPIPQQELVPPPSLLPDGAPQPEQACIPALETCRELTPETTVALAPECQGAPAAPTAEPANATDSDPDPTAVSDLLQPSGQETPVAESQDLELFAAPQLAPVPGPALTAPSLTTQHVVMFIFLLYLRIRNYYSVYYKIHFQ; encoded by the exons ATGGAGAGACAGGAGGCCAACAGAGGCCGCTGTTGGCCCAGG GCGAAAAAGCCATCTAAACTGATCAAGTATGATGCCCACGTTGGGTGGAGGGCCCAGGAAGACACGTTGCAGAAGCTGGTGGACCGCCTGGTGCCTGCCTTCCTTGGCTTTGAGCCCTTGTATGTTCCCGCCTTCCTGAGAACCTACAGAGCTTTTGCCACCACTGGGCAGGTGCTGAACGCGTTGTTAAGAAG GTTCCCATGGTTCCCTCCTATGGCTGAAGGTGTACTGCAGGACGCAGTCAAACA TGCTATCTTGACCATCCTGGCCACCTGGCTGGAGCAATACCTGGAAGATTTTGATCATCCCCCGCAGTACACCAGTCTGCACGTGCTTCTGGAATATGCACAGCTCCTCCTGCGTGACTCAGAGCTGGGGCACCGTGTGCAACTTCTCTTGGGACGATTGCAGCACCCAGAGCCCACTGAGGCAGAACTAGAGG GTCCAGCAGAAGCTCCAATTCCACAACAAGAGCTTGTGCCACCTCCATCTCTGTTGCCAGATGGAGCCCCACAGCCAGAACAGGCTTGCATACCAGCTCTGGAAACTTGCAGGGAGCTCACACCAGAAACCACTGTGGCACTAGCTCCAGAATGCCAGGGAGCTCCAGCAGCTCCCACTGCAGAGCCAGCGAATGCCACAGATTCAGATCCAGACCCCACCGCAGTCTCGGATCTACTGCAACCTTCTGGGCAGGAAACACCTGTTGCCGAGTCCCAAGACCTTGAGCTCTTTGCAGCTCCACAGCTGGCACCTGTCCCTGGGCCAGCGCTCACAGCCCCCTCCCTTACTACACAACATGTAGTAATGTTCATCTTTCTCCTTTACCTCCGCATAAGAAATTACTATTCAGTATACTATAAAATTCACTTTCAATAA